The following are from one region of the Centropristis striata isolate RG_2023a ecotype Rhode Island chromosome 19, C.striata_1.0, whole genome shotgun sequence genome:
- the LOC131992604 gene encoding neuropeptide FF receptor 2-like translates to MTQNPVLNTTLEGLDLSNSSRLQENPLSHQNITYVDFYLHKPSVAAVFTVSYLLIFLVCMVGNGVVCFIVLRSKNMRTVTNLFILNLAISDLLVGIFCMPTTLVDNIITGWPFGSIVCKLSGMVQGISVSASVFTLVAIAVDRYRCIVYPFKQKMTISTSKLIIVIIWVLAVSIMCPSGVMLQVTKEQRVRIVFGSNNETIPFYWCRENWPNQEMRKIYTTVLFANIYLGPLSLIVVMYARIGFTLSNSAIPQMRGSGSVSEEAGGNNKSSIEGRHTTSRKKNRVIMMLLVVALLFILSWLPLWTLMMLSDYASLTEHQYRVINIYVYPLAHWLAFFNSSVNPIIYGFFNQNFRRGFQAAFKFQLCSDVFGCQKTFAHRLRGNAVLPVEPAVLSRSGSGVRSVLVGNGKCYQAGGSMAAKGHIKEQDLIMEDLEKVSQI, encoded by the exons ATGACCCAGAATCCAGTGCTCAACACCACCTTGGAGGGTTTGGACCTTTCCAATTCCTCAAGATTGCAGGAAAACCCTTTAAGCCACCAGAACATCACCTACGTTGACTTTTACCTCCACAAGCCATCTGTGGCTGCAGTGTTCACCGTCTCCTACCTGCTAATCTTCCTGGTATGCATGGTGGGCAACGGGGTGGTGTGTTTCATCGTGCTGCGCAGCAAGAACATGCGAACTGTCACCAACCTGTTTATTCTCAACCTCGCCATCAGCGACCTGCTGGTTGGCATCTTTTGCATGCCAACCACACTGGTGGACAACATCATCACAG gatgGCCATTTGGTAGCATAGTATGTAAATTAAGCGGAATGGTTCAAGGGATATCTGTGTCAGCATCTGTGTTTACACTTGTTGCAATAGCTGTTGACAG GTACCGCTGCATTGTCTACCCTTTCAAGCAGAAGATGACCATCTCCACTTCAAAGCTTATTATTGTCATCATATGGGTCCTCGCTGTGTCCATCATGTGTCCTTCTGGGGTCATGCTCCAGGTTACAAAGGAGCAGAGGGTCCGAATAGTCTTTGGCAGCAACAACGAAACCATCCCGTTCTACTGGTGTCGGGAAAATTGGCCCAATCAGGAGATGCGGAAAATCTACACCACTGTCCTGTTTGCTAACATCTACCTTGGTCCTCTCAGCCTTATTGTCGTCATGTACGCCCGCATAGGCTTCACCCTCTCTAACAGCGCTATTCCTCAGATGAGGGGCAGTGGAAGTGTGTCAGAGGAGGCTGGTGGGAACAACAAATCTAGTATTGAGGGTCGTCACACAACATCCAGAAAGAAGAATCGGGTGATAATGATGCTGCTGGTTGTGGCTCTGCTCTTCATCTTATCCTGGCTCCCTCTGTGGACACTGATGATGCTGAGTGACTACGCCAGCCTGACAGAGCACCAGTATCGTGTCATTAACATCTATGTGTACCCATTAGCTCACTGGTTGGCCTTCTTCAACAGCAGTGTTAACCCCATCATCTACGGGTTTTTCAACCAGAACTTTCGGAGAGGCTTTCAGGCTGCTTTTAAATTCCAGCTGTGCTCAGATGTGTTTGGTTGCCAGAAGACCTTTGCCCATCGGCTCCGAGGGAACGCTGTTCTCCCCGTCGAGCCTGCTGTCCTCAGTAGATCAGGCTCAGGGGTCAGATCAGTCTTAGTAGGGAATGGGAAGTGCTATCAGGCAGGAGGGAGCATGGCAGCTAAAGGCCATATCAAAGAACAGGACCTGATCATGGAGGACCTTGAAAAGGTGTCCCAGATTTAG